The DNA sequence GCATGTTACTAACATTGCTGGTTTTCTTTTATTAGATGCTCCCTAAACTACATGCTTTTACCGTTAAGCACTAATAAGCAGTGGTAACTACCTGGCTTTTAGAGGTTAATGAGGATACCTTTTTTTGCAAGCACTGTACTTTGAACTAATTGACTTCTAGGGACTAGGGAATACCTGTAGATATTTGAACCATGAAGACGTTTTCACTTCTATTATAACTCCCATGGCAGGTTACTATGCCCCTTCTTCACATCGACAAGTATCCAATCATTTAACTCTTTTAACGGAATCATTACCTCCCGAGTCTAATGAACAATCACTTGAGCCAGTATTAAGTCATGGGAACAGGAATAGATGTCCAATCCCTGGTATTCTTTACAATACAAACACATTGGAGGGGTTCCAGGTTCTCGACAAACAAAGCCTACTCAAAGCAGAAGCAAAAAAGGTCTAATTTTTATCAGTTGTTTTATCTTTTTGACTCGCCTTATGCATAATTtattgaggttgaggttgaggttTTTCTCTTCTGCTCCAAAGTCCGAACTCATATTTTGTTTGTACTGATCTTTATGACGAAAAATCTGCTTGAATTTGGGTATGTTCTCATTTCCATGTTTTGTGAAATGTCAGATATGGGAGGATATCATATCCGGCAAAGTCCAGGAGGACTGCAGCCTTCTATCAAGATTCCTCGTCATTTCATTTGCTGACTTGAAAAAATGGAGCTTTTATTATTGGTTTGCTTTCCCAGCATTGGTTCTTGACCCTCCAGCAACTGTTGTTAATCTTAAGCCGGCTACTCAATGGTTTAGTAAGGATGAGGTGTTTTAAATATCAAGCTGCTGGTATTACTGTCATCTTTTTGAGATGTTAAGTTTGATACATAAGATAACATTGTGCTTGTAGGTGGAGTCTGTGACGGCTGCTTGTAATGATTGGCGCAATATGTGCTCAACAACAGGTAAATGTCATCCTTAATAAATTGTTAGTTAGGTGTCTTTACTTCCACTAAGTCAAAGCTAAAGGTCAAGTCTTTTGCAGATGTTCCTTTCTTCCTGGTATCCATTCCTTCAAATTCTGCTGCGACTATTAGGCATCTGGCTGAGTTTGAAGCCTGTCAGAGGGATGGTCATAAGGTTTGTCATATGTAGAATAAAAGGATTGTGGTagtaaaatatcaacttaaacCCAATTGCAGAAAGACATATGCTGTTAACATTGATGTCTTTGCACGAATGAAGCTGAATGACCAATCACAACTAGATAATTGAACCACATATCCAATTCCCTGCAGGTCCTGTTTGGATTTTATGACCCTTGCCATCTTCCGAATAATCCTGGTTGGCCACTTCGAAACTTCTTATGGTATATTTTCAGAAGATGGTGTCTTCCTAAGGTTCAGTTTTTCTGCTATCGTGAGAGTCGTGGTTTGGCTGATCTAGAATCATCGTTGGTGGGAGAAGCATCAGTATCAAATTCGGAAGGTAGATCTACCAGAATATCTGTCGTGTTTCAGCAGTTACATTTTTTATGCATTCTCATTCGAGCATCTTTGTTTAGAGCTGAGAAATCATGAGAACGTGCCAAATGCTGTTGGCTGGGAACTCAATAACAGAGGGAGAAAGGCATCAAGGTGCATTAGTCTTGCCAAGACAATGGATCCAAATAGGTATTCTGCACAATCTACTACCAGACAATTCAGAACCTCATCACAGTGTCCAATTGTTAGTTTTACATGAATTTTGACAGGTTAGCAGTTGAAGCTGCCGATTTAAACTTAAAGCTTATGAGATGGCGTCAGCTGCCATCACTAAATCTGACTGTCTTGTCATCTACAAGATGCCTTCTTTTAGGTGCAGGTACACTTGGATGCCAGGTTTCTAGGATGCTTATGGTatggattttagaaatctataTATCACACAATATTTGTGTCGAGCTCAATTACCTTTTacacttttattaattatttcaggCATGGGGTGTTCGGAAGATCACATTTGTTGATAGTGGTAGAGTTTCTATGTCTAATCCACTTCGGCAGTCACTGTATACCTTGGATGATTGTCTGAATGGTGGCGAATTTAAGGCCATAGCAGCTGCTAAAAgtttatctagaatatatccGGCAGTGGTATATAGTGTTAACTTCTGTATTTCGTTCATGATGTCAATTTCTTCACACAAGGACACGTTCTTTTTATTGACTTTCTCACTATTTCATGTGCTATATATATCGCAGGAAACACAATCTGTTGTAATGGCTATTCCTATGCCTGGGCATCCTATACTGAGCCAAGACGAGAACAGTGTGCTTGAAGACTGCAAACAGTTGCATAACTTAATAGATTCACATGATGTAGTTTTTTGCTAACTGATACACGAGAAAGTAGGTGGCTTCCAACTCTCCTTTGCGCCAAAACCAACAAGGTTGATCTGATCctctttcttttccttccttgaGATTGATTTTTCATAACTGCCATTTGAAATTCTGTAATATGTTAGCCATTGAATTAAATCTGGTTACTGATTTATGAACTTGTTTGCTTTAACTGTAGATCGCTATTACTGCCGCTCTCGGGTTTGATAGCTTTCTAGTTATGCGCCATGGAGCTGGCCCTTTAATTTCTTCTCATGAAATAAAAGCAGAAGCTGTGAATGATTTGTCTGCTGAAATTGCAACCATCTCACTTGTGGGGAAGAATAAGGGGCAGAGATTAGGCTGTTACTTTTGCAACGACGTTGTTGCTCCAGTTGATGTAACTAATACTAAAGCAACTGTGTCCTCAGATATCAcacccctcctccacaacaaaCACATATTAATCTAAACTGTTCTCGTCTGTTTTGCAGTCAACCTCTAACCGTACATTAGACCAGCAATGTACCGTCACACGTCCAGGACTTGCTCCTATTGCATCATCTCTCGCAGTTGAGCTTCTTGTAGGAATTCTACATCATCCTTCTGGGTACGTTGATTCTGCACACTTTCTAGCTCTTATTCATGAGTTCCTTCTACGTTTTTCCTTATATTTTCTGGATAACCATTTTAGGATATCAGCCAAAGCTGAATTTTCCAGCACAATTGATACTGGAGGCGATCAACCTCTTGGTATTCTGCCCCATCAAGTGCGAGGCTCTCTGTCCCAGTTTTCTCAGATGATCCTCGTCGGCCACGCGTCTGCAAGTTGCACTGCTTGTAGCTCCATTGTAAGATTTATTTCACAGAACATTTGAATATAAGGCATGTAATTTGTTGATTAAGTTATAAACATGTGCAGGTTGTGGAGGAGTATGAGAAGAGAGGATTGGATTTTATACTTGAAGCCATCAACCATCCTACATATTTAGAAGATCTAACTGGTCTAACTGAACTGATGAAATCAGCCGGCAAATTCGAAGTGGATTGGGCTGATGAAACTGGCGATGACGATGATGAATTTTCTCTCATTTGAGTTTTAATTAACGTTGGCAATAGAGAGGTTTATTAttactaattttaaaaataaattgaaaaaggaTTGGTTTAGCTGAATGCATGTTAATTGCCTTATTCTAAAGGCAAACAACATTTACACGCCGTTTCCTTCTGCATAAATAAGGAGTATATTATACAAGGGTGATGGGTGTGTCAGCCTATACCGTTTGtgactattttcattttatatgtTTGAAATCACAGAActcatcaagaaataaaaactgTGCATCTTAACTAGGGCAAAATATTGCCAACTTCAAATCCAAACACATGACATGATGGGTATTACTAAAAAACATAGCAACTTCTCATCAATTGCTACTCCACGTGGCTGGTAAATGCTAAACTTGCCACCATCCCTTTTGCAAACATGGTGACTGtgacaaatttaatttttgggTATTGGTAATGAGGGAGCAAGTTTGTAGACGTTTTAATTCAAGTACTAGATATTTCTACTCAATAATACAATACATTTCAATTTGAAAGATTATATCACATGACTAAATATGTACTACTCCTTATATTTGGTTCATAAAATTGAATCTCATAACTTCTCATAAGGTTATATCACTGAAGTCCAAATTATAAGCAAACAAAAGGCAATACATAGCACTATAATATAGTACTGAAGtccaaattatatataaataaataaatactgtGTATCTGACCTAggaaaataaaagtaataaaaacaGCTAGGCCAGCTTAATAAATTAGCACCAGTGGTCTAGTGGTAGAATACAGACCCGGGTTCgattaatttttgaatatttttagtaatatcCAATTAAATCGGGATTATCCATTCCTCTCATATTGTTCTTTGCAAGGAAACAAAAAATAACGATGATGAAAAGGATAAAATATTATAGATAAAGTTGTAGAACTTTTAACCATAACCTCCCAAACTCTACAATGTAAACTTCATATTTGGGTCATTTCCACTAAGAAATTTATATTCACGTTTCCATATACGACCGAATTAAGTAAAACCTGGTTTTCCTTCAAAAAGATTTATTGAATGAGACGTCGTAATCTCCGTTGTTCAAATCACAAGTTGGGAGGAAGAGCAACCATTAAAGTAGAAGCAAATAGTGGAAAACCTCATCACTACTACTTCTGCACACCAGCT is a window from the Salvia splendens isolate huo1 unplaced genomic scaffold, SspV2 ctg1103, whole genome shotgun sequence genome containing:
- the LOC121788634 gene encoding LOW QUALITY PROTEIN: ubiquitin-like modifier-activating enzyme atg7 (The sequence of the model RefSeq protein was modified relative to this genomic sequence to represent the inferred CDS: inserted 1 base in 1 codon), encoding MLSSSVDEGNESILQFAPFQSAVDEGFWHRLSSLKLNKLGIDESPIPITGYYAPSSHRQVSNHLTLLTESLPPESNEQSLEPVLSHGNRNRCPIPGILYNTNTLEGFQVLDKQSLLKAEAKKIWEDIISGKVQEDCSLLSRFLVISFADLKKWSFYYWFAFPALVLDPPATVVNLKPATQWFSKDEVESVTAACNDWRNMCSTTDVPFFLVSIPSNSAATIRHLAEFEACQRDGHKVLFGFYDPCHLPNNPGWPLRNFLWYIFRRWCLPKVQFFCYRESRGLADLESSLVGEASVSNSEELRNHENVPNAVGWELNNRGRKASRCISLAKTMDPNRLAVEAADLNLKLMRWRQLPSLNLTVLSSTRCLLLGAGTLGCQVSRMLMAWGVRKITFVDSGRVSMSNPLRQSLYTLDDCLNGGEFKAIAAAKSLSRIYPAVETQSVVMAIPMPGHPILSQDENSVLEDCKQLHNLIDSHDXSFLLTDTRESRWLPTLLCAKTNKIAITAALGFDSFLVMRHGAGPLISSHEIKAEAVNDLSAEIATISLVGKNKGQRLGCYFCNDVVAPVDSTSNRTLDQQCTVTRPGLAPIASSLAVELLVGILHHPSGISAKAEFSSTIDTGGDQPLGILPHQVRGSLSQFSQMILVGHASASCTACSSIVVEEYEKRGLDFILEAINHPTYLEDLTGLTELMKSAGKFEVDWADETGDDDDEFSLI